The nucleotide sequence CTGGGCGCCGCCGTGGAAGTGGCTGTGGTACCAGTACGCGCCGGGGCTGTGGTCCGGGGGCAGCTTGAACTGGTACAGGCCCTGCTGGTGCGGGCCGACTTCGCGGAAGATGCTGTCGCCCGAATCCAGCGGCGTCACCGTCATGCCGTGGAAATGCAGGTTGGTCTTTTCGTCCATCTGGTTGTCCAGGGTGACCGCGATGGTGCCGCCCGGCTTCGTCCGGATCAGCGGCGAGTCGTAGTTGCCGTTGAACACCAGCGCGCGGTACGGCTCGCCGCCCACCGACACCTGCGACATCGCCGCGCGCAGGGTGCCCTGGCTGACCCCGTCGGCGCCGTAGCGGATCTCGACCGGCGGCTGCAGCGGTGCCCCCGGGCTGCTGCGCTCGGCCGGCGCCTGCGCGACGGTGGCGCCGGTGAACAGCAGCGCGCCCACCAAGGCCACGGCGTAGAGGTCATGCAGGCGTCGCAGGCGGCGCGCGCGTGAGGGGGTGGGAACGGCGGCTGGGGCGTCCATGGCGATACCTGTAGAAGAAACGGAAAGGGGTGGCTGCGGCGTCAGGTGCCGGCAACCGCCCAGGTGATGAAGGCGGTGGCGATGGTGCTCACCACCAGCCCGAGCAGGAACAGCCAGTCGGCGGCCCACTCGAGGGCCCGGTTGCGCTTGCGGCGACGGGTGCGCAGCGCCCAGTAGGCGCTCAGGCACGAGGCCAGGTAGATCAGGGAGTTGATGCACAGCAGGTCGTCGCCGAAGGTGTCGACCTTGCGCAGCACGATGATCACGTGCAGCACGCCGACCACGGTCATGCACACCCCGATCATCGCGGCCGAGGTGGTGAAGATGTGCACGCACATGTCCTCATCGAGGCTGGGCGTGTGCATGGGGGGCGCAGGTTTGCGTGGGACGGGAGGCATGCCGTTCTCGCTGACGGGACGGGGGGCACGCGCACGGTAGCGGCGGCCGGATGCCGGCCACATGACCCAGATCAAGTCAACGCAACTTTGGCCGCTCAGCGGCCGGTCAACGGCCGGTCAGGCCACGCCACCGTCCACGGTGAAGGTCTGCCCGGTGCACATCGCGCTTTCGTCGGCGCACAGCCACAGCGCCATCTCGGCGATGTCGGCCGGCCGCAGGTGGGTCTTCAGGCACTGCCGCTCCAAGTAACGCGCGGACTTGCCCGGGTCGGCAGCGGCCTTGGCCAGCTGGCGCTCGGTCAGCACCCAGCCGGGTGCGATCGCATTCACGCGGATGCCGTCGCTTCCCAATTCACGGGCAAGGCTGCGGGTCAGCCCTTCCACGGCCGACTTCAGCGTGCAGTACACCGGCACGCCGGGCACGCCGATGCGCCATGCCACCGAGCCGAGATTGACGATGGCGCCCTGCCCGGCCGCGCGCATCGGCACGGACAGCGCCTGGGCGAGGAAAAACTGGTGGCGCAGGTTGACCGCGACGCGGTCGTCCCAGTCGGCCAAGCTGACTTCGCCCAGCGGTTGGGCCTGGTCGTTGCCGGCGTTGTTGATCAGCGCATGTGGGGTGCGCCCGGCCAGCAGGCCCTGAACCGCCGCCAGCGAGGCCTCGATGTCACGCAGGTCGCAGACCGCATGCGCCGGTGGCGCGATGCCCCGCGCCTCCAGCGCTGCCACGGTGCGCTGCGCCGCATCGGAGTCGATGTCCACGAAGCACACCTGGCTTCCCTGCAGCGCGAAGGCTTCCACGATGGCCGCGCCGATGCCCGACGCGCCCCCGCTGACCACCACCACCGTGCCCGCAAGCGAGGGGTACCGGGCCATGTCAGCCGCCGTAACCGCGAACGGGCGCGCCGGCGACATCCACGTCCAGCGCCAGCAGGCTGCCCGACAGCGGCGCGGCGGCCAGCTGGGTGGCGGAAAGGCGGATCCGCGCGGTGGTGATGTACAGCGTCTTCAGTTGCGGCCCGCCGAACGCCAGGTTGGTGGGGCGTGGTACTGGCAGGTCGATGCTGCGCACGACGGTGCCGTCCGGCGCCAGCCGCTTGATCGCCCAGCCGTCCCACATGGCGCACCACACATGGCCCTGCGCGTCGACCGCCAGGCCGTCGGGCATGCCCTCGGAGTCGGTGAAGGTGGCGAACACGCGCTTGTTCGACACGCGGCCGCTTTCCAGCGCGTAGTCGTACACGTATACGGTGCGGCGACCAGAGTCGGCCAGGTAGAAACGGGTATTGTCCGGGCTCCAGCCGAGCCCGTTGCAGATGTGGAAGCCGCCTTCGATCTCGTCGAGTACGCCGTCGGTGTCGAGCCGGTACAGCGCGCCGCGTTCGGGCGTGGCATCGATGGCCAGGGTACCGGCCCACAGGCGCCCCAGTGCATCGCACTTGCCGTCATTGAAGCGGCGTCCGCTCATGTGCAGCGGCGCGGCGATCGGATGCATGTCGCCACCGGGCAGGTCGAGCACGCGGAAGCCGCTCTGGGTGGCGGCGATGAAACCGCCCGAGGTGCGCGGCACCACCACGCCGACCAGTTCGCCCAGCGGCGTGGTCCGCGTATCGCCGGTGACCAGGTTGGAGATGTTGACCGACGGCGCGAGGATGTCCACCCACAGCAGCGAGCGTCCGTCGCCCAGCCAATGCGGGCTTTCGGCCAGGAACGCGCTGTGCGGGATCACGCAGCGCACGTCGTGGTCCACGGCATGGCTCGGCGTGACCGAGCTGCTGATCGACATGAAGGTTTCCCCCACGTTGCCGGCAATGCGCCGCGCCGCTTCGATCACATCGCGGCCCAGCGCATGCAGGCGTTCGAGCGGCAGCCGGAACGACGGGCCGCTGATGCTGACCGCGCCGATGGCTTCGCCGCGGTGGTCCAGGATCGGCGCCGCCACGCCGCTGACGCCGAGTGCGGATTCCTCCACCGACACTGCGTAACCGCGGGCCTTGATCAGGTCCATTTCGCGCTGCAGCTCGGCCAGGTCGAGGATCGAATGCGGCGTAAGCGCGGTCAGCGGTCCACTGCCGAGGTACCGCTGCAGTTCTTCGGGCGGGCGATGCGACATCATCGCCTTGCCGATCGAAGTGACCACCGCCGGCATGCGGCTGCCCACGCCGTTGGCCAGGCGCATCGCCTGCACGTGGTCGCGCTGGTCGATGATCAGGATGTCGCGCCCTTCCAGGATGCCGAGCCGGGTGGTTTCCTGGGCGAGTTCGCGCAGCCGCAGCAGCTCGGGCTCGGCCGCGCTGCGCAGGTCGAAATCGCTCCACACCCGGTGCGCCATTTCGAACAGGCGCGTGCCCAGGCGATAGGTCTGGCTGGCCTCGTCCACGCGCACCAGCCGGTATTCGATCAGGGTCTGCAGGATCCGGTGCAGGGTGCTCTTGGGCAGCCCGGAGTACCGGCCCAGTTCGCTGAAGGGCAGCGGGTGCGGCGCGTCGGCGATCAGGGTCAGCAGGCTCAGGCCCTTGGACAGCGCCTGCGCACCGGGAATGGCAAAACGCGGGTCGCCATCGTCCACGACCTCGGCGAGGTCGTCGCGGGATGCGGATTGCCTGGTTCGCGCCATGATCGCTGTCCGGGGCTGGGGCCGACGCTGCCGATCCTAAGTTTTAGAACGGCGTTCCGCAAGTTGGAGCGCACCGCCGCAAACCGTTGCCGCTCCGTGGACGATGCTGAACAGGCAGTAGTTTTACTGGTTGCTTTGCAGCTGAACAGGCCTGTGCAGCGACGCAGGTCACGTTACAGAATGAATCCGAACCACCGTTCACGGAGTGGCGCATGCCATGGCGGTCGCTGGAAATGGCCCTGTTCACGGTGCTGGCGCAACCGGCAGCGGCGGTAGTCGCGCGGGAAGACCCCAGCGCCCGCGCCACGCCCTCGGTGACGGCCTTGGACCGGATCACGGTGACCGCCCAGCACCGCGAGGAGAACGTGCAGCGCATCGCGCTGGCGGTGTCGGTGGTGGACGGGCAGGCCCTGCAGCGCCGCCAGGCGGTCGATATCAGCCGGCTGCAGGCGCTGGTGCCCAGCGTGACCTTCTCGGCGGGCAATGAGCTGCGCAACAACGCCATCCGAATCCGCGGCGTCGGCACCGACGTGTTTTCCACCGGGGTGGAACCCAGCATCGCCACCGTGGTGGACGGGGTGGTGCTGCAGCGCCCCGGCGCGGCCTTCAGCGACCTGCTGGATGTCGAGCGGGTGGAGGTGCTGCGCGGTCCGCAGGGCACCTTGTTCGGCAAGAACGCGTCGGCCGGCGTGATCCAGGTGATCACCCGCGCACCGGATTTCGAACGCCGCAGCGGCGCCCTGTCTGCCCTGCTCGCACAGGACAACGAGCAACGCCTGGAAGCGGCCGTGTCCGGACCGCTCAGCGAACAGCTGGCCTACCGGCTGGCGGCGTTCGAGCGCAGCCGCGATGGCGATGCCGAGAACCTGCGCGATGGGCGCACGTTCAACGACCAGCGCGCGTATGGCGTGCGCGGCAAGCTGCAGTGGCGGTCGGCCGACCGGCGCTCTGACGTGACCCTCAGCGCGGATGTGAGCCGGTTGGACGCC is from Stenotrophomonas bentonitica and encodes:
- a CDS encoding SDR family NAD(P)-dependent oxidoreductase is translated as MARYPSLAGTVVVVSGGASGIGAAIVEAFALQGSQVCFVDIDSDAAQRTVAALEARGIAPPAHAVCDLRDIEASLAAVQGLLAGRTPHALINNAGNDQAQPLGEVSLADWDDRVAVNLRHQFFLAQALSVPMRAAGQGAIVNLGSVAWRIGVPGVPVYCTLKSAVEGLTRSLARELGSDGIRVNAIAPGWVLTERQLAKAAADPGKSARYLERQCLKTHLRPADIAEMALWLCADESAMCTGQTFTVDGGVA
- a CDS encoding SMP-30/gluconolactonase/LRE family protein, whose protein sequence is MARTRQSASRDDLAEVVDDGDPRFAIPGAQALSKGLSLLTLIADAPHPLPFSELGRYSGLPKSTLHRILQTLIEYRLVRVDEASQTYRLGTRLFEMAHRVWSDFDLRSAAEPELLRLRELAQETTRLGILEGRDILIIDQRDHVQAMRLANGVGSRMPAVVTSIGKAMMSHRPPEELQRYLGSGPLTALTPHSILDLAELQREMDLIKARGYAVSVEESALGVSGVAAPILDHRGEAIGAVSISGPSFRLPLERLHALGRDVIEAARRIAGNVGETFMSISSSVTPSHAVDHDVRCVIPHSAFLAESPHWLGDGRSLLWVDILAPSVNISNLVTGDTRTTPLGELVGVVVPRTSGGFIAATQSGFRVLDLPGGDMHPIAAPLHMSGRRFNDGKCDALGRLWAGTLAIDATPERGALYRLDTDGVLDEIEGGFHICNGLGWSPDNTRFYLADSGRRTVYVYDYALESGRVSNKRVFATFTDSEGMPDGLAVDAQGHVWCAMWDGWAIKRLAPDGTVVRSIDLPVPRPTNLAFGGPQLKTLYITTARIRLSATQLAAAPLSGSLLALDVDVAGAPVRGYGG